A single window of Syntrophotalea acetylenica DNA harbors:
- a CDS encoding endonuclease MutS2 — MSEETLRVLEYDKVVRLLAGHAVTEPGQERILALHPLDNPAQVIEALAEVAEMAALVEQQGRPPLGGCRDLRRSLRRLHADGSWLPAEDLLAVLSSVEAAAACRGYFAGQSRAPKLGLLAAGLAACNALQREIRASIGSHGEILDSASFELGDLRQSSRQLRARIRRKLEDMLHAEAFNGVFQDTIVTERNGRYVVPVRADHRGRIKGLIHDESASGQTLFVEPNSVLEWNNELQALQRAEQREEERILRRLSALVRDQRGPLEHNQNLLALFDLRGAAARFGQMCGAVVPQIVDQPLLDLRAARHPLLMIGPHGEIDAARAVPVDLKLGRDRQVLVISGPNTGGKSVALKTIGLLVLMVRSGLPVPCDADSRLFLFSSVHADIGDEQSIEQQLSTFSGHLARLRRILEAAGPGTLVLLDELGTGTDPAEGGALAMAILDHLRNAGVRAVATTHLNLIKGYAATRDGVENAAVEFDPVTLRPTYRLHYGIPGASQAFTIARRLGLPDEIMRCAEDYLGDGEKAGLELMERINARQHALEQELAEARKLRARAEQERARRKKLLDDFEAQRQALLEKARRRGDQLVRDAERKIRDLLQQARETGQQVPEQARLTTEMRAVRDDLHRAQPVPPHRDRAPKSVTVGELVRIPTLRAEGEVVRVQGDAIEMTVQGKKLRLPLASLEAFRPRRFAVRQSGGAVRGRVQRDAFSPRLMLVGKRVDEALPLLERFVDDALLHGMPELEIVHGSGEGVLRKVVREFLAEHREVAGFHAADVGQGGDNVTLVQLRKT; from the coding sequence ATGAGCGAAGAAACCCTGCGGGTTCTCGAATACGATAAAGTTGTCCGACTGCTGGCCGGCCATGCCGTCACCGAGCCGGGACAGGAGCGGATTCTGGCTCTGCATCCGCTCGATAATCCGGCCCAGGTGATCGAAGCGCTGGCGGAGGTTGCCGAAATGGCGGCGCTTGTCGAGCAGCAGGGACGTCCACCCCTGGGTGGTTGTCGTGATCTGCGCCGCAGTTTGCGACGGCTGCATGCGGACGGCAGCTGGCTGCCGGCCGAAGATCTGCTGGCCGTACTGTCTTCAGTGGAAGCCGCGGCTGCTTGCCGTGGCTATTTTGCCGGGCAGTCCCGTGCTCCGAAACTGGGGCTGCTGGCTGCGGGGCTGGCGGCCTGCAACGCTCTGCAGCGGGAAATCCGCGCCAGTATCGGTAGTCACGGTGAAATTCTGGATAGCGCTTCCTTCGAACTCGGCGATCTGCGCCAGTCATCTCGGCAGTTGCGTGCCCGCATTCGCCGCAAACTCGAAGACATGCTGCATGCCGAAGCATTCAACGGCGTTTTTCAGGATACCATCGTCACCGAGCGCAACGGCCGTTATGTAGTACCGGTGCGTGCCGATCACCGTGGCCGCATCAAGGGGCTGATTCACGACGAGTCGGCCAGCGGACAGACCCTGTTTGTCGAACCGAACAGCGTGCTGGAGTGGAACAACGAACTGCAGGCGCTGCAGCGCGCCGAACAGCGGGAAGAAGAGCGCATTCTGCGGCGCCTGTCCGCCCTGGTGCGGGATCAGCGTGGGCCGCTGGAACACAACCAGAACTTGCTGGCGCTCTTCGATCTGCGGGGGGCGGCCGCCAGGTTCGGGCAGATGTGCGGCGCGGTCGTACCGCAAATCGTCGACCAGCCGCTGCTCGACCTGCGTGCCGCGCGGCATCCGTTACTGATGATCGGGCCGCATGGGGAGATCGATGCGGCCAGGGCTGTTCCGGTTGATCTGAAGCTCGGCCGGGATCGTCAGGTTCTGGTGATCAGCGGACCCAACACCGGTGGCAAGAGTGTTGCCCTGAAAACCATCGGTCTTCTGGTGCTCATGGTGCGCTCCGGCCTGCCGGTTCCCTGCGATGCGGACAGCCGGCTGTTTCTGTTTTCGTCGGTGCATGCCGATATTGGCGACGAGCAGAGTATCGAGCAGCAGCTTTCCACTTTTTCCGGGCATCTTGCCCGCCTGCGCCGGATTCTCGAGGCGGCGGGTCCCGGTACCCTGGTGTTGCTGGACGAGCTCGGTACAGGCACCGATCCCGCCGAGGGCGGTGCTCTGGCCATGGCCATCCTGGACCATCTGCGGAATGCGGGGGTGCGTGCGGTGGCCACGACCCATCTGAACCTGATCAAAGGCTATGCCGCCACCCGGGACGGCGTGGAAAATGCAGCGGTTGAATTCGATCCTGTCACGCTGCGGCCGACCTATCGATTGCATTACGGCATCCCCGGTGCCAGCCAGGCCTTTACCATCGCCCGTCGTCTCGGTTTGCCTGACGAAATCATGCGGTGCGCCGAGGATTACCTCGGAGACGGCGAAAAGGCCGGGCTGGAGCTGATGGAAAGGATCAATGCCCGGCAGCACGCCCTCGAACAGGAACTGGCCGAAGCCCGAAAATTGCGGGCGCGAGCCGAGCAGGAGCGGGCGCGGCGCAAAAAACTGCTGGATGATTTCGAGGCACAACGGCAGGCGCTGCTGGAAAAAGCCCGGCGTCGCGGCGATCAGCTGGTGCGCGATGCCGAACGCAAGATCAGGGATTTGCTGCAGCAGGCCCGGGAAACCGGACAGCAGGTGCCAGAGCAGGCCCGGCTGACCACCGAGATGCGCGCCGTGCGCGATGATCTGCATCGGGCGCAACCCGTGCCGCCGCACCGGGACCGTGCCCCGAAGTCGGTGACCGTCGGAGAGCTGGTACGCATCCCCACACTGCGCGCCGAAGGCGAAGTGGTGCGGGTACAGGGCGACGCCATCGAGATGACCGTGCAGGGCAAAAAGCTGCGCCTGCCGCTGGCGTCGCTGGAGGCCTTTCGTCCACGGCGGTTCGCGGTTCGTCAGAGTGGCGGCGCGGTGCGCGGCAGGGTGCAGCGTGACGCCTTCAGCCCGCGTCTGATGCTGGTCGGCAAGCGGGTCGACGAGGCTTTGCCGCTGCTGGAGCGGTTTGTGGATGATGCTCTGCTGCATGGCATGCCGGAACTGGAAATCGTGCACGGCTCCGGTGAAGGGGTGCTGCGCAAGGTGGTGCGGGAATTTCTCGCCGAACATCGCGAAGTGGCGGGATTCCATGCGGCGGACGTCGGGCAGGGCGGCGACAACGTGACGCTGGTGCAGTTGAGAAAGACATGA
- a CDS encoding CvpA family protein — protein MNVVDMAILAVLGLFLVKGLVRGLLKELCSLLGLFGGLAVAMRFHPYLAEGLLKTFSMPRQLGVIIAFVALFLLTALIFAIIGFILSRFVKLLFLGGFNRVAGGLFGLLQGGAILILVLYGLSRSPLPESVQKPMLQSRLAPPLVEMGASLFRYGGPADSASGSES, from the coding sequence ATGAATGTTGTCGATATGGCCATACTCGCCGTTCTGGGCCTGTTCCTCGTCAAGGGGCTGGTGCGGGGCCTGCTCAAGGAACTCTGTTCCCTGCTCGGCCTGTTCGGCGGGTTGGCGGTCGCCATGCGGTTTCATCCCTACCTGGCTGAAGGCTTGCTCAAAACCTTTTCCATGCCGCGTCAGCTGGGCGTGATTATCGCGTTTGTCGCCCTGTTTTTACTGACGGCCTTGATTTTTGCGATAATCGGGTTTATTCTGTCACGTTTCGTCAAGTTGCTTTTTCTCGGAGGCTTCAACAGGGTTGCCGGTGGCCTGTTCGGACTGCTGCAGGGTGGAGCGATATTGATTCTGGTTCTGTACGGGCTGAGTCGCAGCCCGCTTCCCGAATCCGTGCAAAAACCCATGCTTCAGTCACGTCTGGCGCCGCCCCTTGTTGAAATGGGCGCCTCCCTGTTCCGCTACGGCGGGCCGGCCGATTCCGCGTCGGGAAGCGAGTCCTGA
- a CDS encoding GatB/YqeY domain-containing protein: MSLKQQLSDAMKSAMKAKDSLRLTTVRMVLAAVKNREIEQRGELADEEVVGVLSSLVKQRKESVQLYREGGRAELAEKEEAELAILQEFLPAPLAVEEIASLIERAVAETGAAGPRDMGKVMKIVSAETRGRADGKLVSDMVRERLAHG; encoded by the coding sequence ATGAGTCTCAAACAACAGCTTAGCGATGCCATGAAATCAGCCATGAAGGCCAAGGACAGTCTGCGTCTCACAACCGTGCGCATGGTACTGGCGGCGGTCAAAAACCGCGAGATCGAGCAGCGCGGCGAGCTGGCCGACGAAGAGGTGGTCGGTGTCCTGTCTTCCCTGGTCAAACAGCGCAAGGAGTCGGTGCAGCTTTACAGGGAAGGCGGCCGCGCCGAATTGGCCGAAAAGGAAGAAGCCGAGTTGGCCATTCTGCAGGAATTCCTGCCGGCACCCCTCGCTGTTGAGGAAATCGCCTCCCTGATCGAACGGGCAGTGGCCGAGACCGGAGCCGCAGGCCCCCGCGACATGGGCAAGGTGATGAAGATCGTTTCCGCCGAAACCCGCGGCCGCGCCGACGGCAAGCTGGTCAGCGACATGGTCAGGGAGCGCCTCGCCCACGGATAA
- a CDS encoding phosphoribosyl-ATP diphosphatase yields the protein MTDQNNITYDAAGLIPAVVRCAASGEVLMLSQLNDQALRLSLETGLLHRYSRSRKALVGPDAGNAQRVKEIRLSCSGDSLLVSVEQDGESRHCFKTVIFGQQGSLAAPRGDILEQVYRVVLERRDNPSQKSYVASLFAKGLDKILGKIGEEATETAVAGKGGSADEVVYEVADLFFHVLVLLGYYDLPPERVYAELRRRFGLSGIEEKASRKG from the coding sequence ATGACCGATCAGAACAACATCACCTACGATGCCGCAGGACTCATCCCCGCGGTGGTGCGCTGCGCCGCCAGCGGCGAAGTGCTGATGCTTTCGCAGCTCAATGACCAGGCCCTGCGGCTGAGCCTGGAAACCGGCCTGCTGCATCGCTACTCGCGTTCCAGAAAGGCGCTGGTGGGTCCCGATGCCGGCAACGCCCAGCGGGTGAAGGAGATCCGCCTGAGCTGCTCCGGTGACAGCCTGCTGGTGTCGGTGGAGCAGGATGGCGAATCGCGCCATTGTTTCAAGACCGTGATTTTCGGACAGCAAGGCTCTCTGGCCGCGCCCCGGGGCGATATCCTGGAGCAGGTTTACCGGGTGGTGCTGGAGCGACGCGACAACCCGTCGCAGAAGTCCTATGTGGCTTCCCTGTTTGCCAAGGGCCTTGACAAGATTCTCGGCAAAATCGGCGAGGAAGCCACCGAGACCGCGGTGGCCGGCAAGGGTGGCAGCGCCGACGAAGTGGTTTACGAAGTCGCCGATCTGTTTTTTCACGTACTGGTACTGCTCGGTTATTACGATTTGCCGCCGGAGCGCGTCTATGCCGAATTGCGGCGGCGGTTCGGCCTGTCCGGCATCGAGGAAAAGGCCAGCCGCAAGGGGTGA
- the hisF gene encoding imidazole glycerol phosphate synthase subunit HisF has translation MLTKRIIPCLDVKDGRVVKGVQFLELRDAGDPVEAAEAYDAQGADELTFLDITASSDKRNIILDVVARTAERVFMPLTVGGGIRTIDDIRNLLNAGADKVSINTEAVNNPAFVKEAAERFGSQCIVVAIDARRVAGSDPQRWEVYIHGGRTPTGIDAMEWAMRMEAYGAGEILLTSMDKDGTKDGYDIPLTRGISDLVSIPVIASGGVGNLEHIHQGLTEGGASAALAASIFHFREYTIRECKEYLQQRGVAARL, from the coding sequence ATGCTGACGAAACGTATTATCCCCTGTCTCGATGTCAAGGACGGGCGGGTGGTCAAGGGAGTGCAGTTCCTCGAACTGCGCGATGCCGGCGACCCGGTTGAGGCCGCCGAAGCCTACGATGCCCAGGGCGCCGACGAACTGACCTTTCTCGACATCACCGCCTCCAGCGACAAGCGCAATATCATTCTCGATGTGGTGGCGCGCACCGCGGAGCGGGTGTTCATGCCCCTGACCGTCGGTGGCGGCATCCGTACCATCGACGATATCCGCAACCTGCTCAACGCCGGGGCCGACAAGGTATCCATCAATACGGAAGCGGTCAACAACCCCGCCTTCGTCAAGGAGGCGGCAGAGCGTTTCGGATCCCAATGCATCGTGGTGGCCATCGATGCCCGACGCGTTGCCGGCAGCGATCCGCAGCGCTGGGAAGTCTATATTCATGGTGGCCGCACGCCGACCGGCATCGATGCCATGGAGTGGGCGATGCGCATGGAGGCTTACGGCGCCGGCGAAATCCTGCTGACGTCCATGGACAAGGACGGCACCAAGGACGGCTACGATATTCCTCTGACCCGTGGCATCAGCGATCTGGTGAGTATCCCGGTCATCGCCTCCGGGGGCGTCGGCAATCTGGAGCATATCCATCAGGGACTGACCGAAGGCGGTGCCAGTGCTGCCCTCGCCGCCAGTATTTTTCACTTCCGCGAGTACACGATCCGCGAATGCAAGGAATATCTGCAGCAGCGCGGCGTGGCGGCGCGGCTGTAA
- the hisA gene encoding 1-(5-phosphoribosyl)-5-[(5-phosphoribosylamino)methylideneamino]imidazole-4-carboxamide isomerase produces MIVIPAIDLKEGRCVRLEQGLMEKDTVYSDDPGAQARSWQEQGGELLHIVDLDGAFAGVPRNRDAIRAIVDAVSIPTELGGGIRDLATIEAYLKLGIDRVILGTVAKENPDLVREACRLFSGHIVVGIDARDGLVAVRGWADVTEKLASELAREMEGFGVEAIIYTDISRDGMMGGPNLEATRALAESIEIPVIASGGVSCLDDIARLMTIEKYGVSGVITGKALYTGSLDLREAVALTKGKA; encoded by the coding sequence ATGATTGTCATCCCGGCTATCGATTTGAAGGAAGGGCGCTGCGTACGTCTCGAGCAGGGCCTTATGGAGAAGGATACGGTCTACAGCGACGATCCCGGCGCCCAGGCCCGCAGCTGGCAGGAGCAGGGCGGCGAATTGCTGCACATCGTCGATCTCGACGGCGCTTTTGCCGGCGTGCCGCGCAATCGTGACGCTATTCGCGCCATTGTCGACGCGGTTTCCATCCCCACCGAACTGGGAGGAGGGATCCGCGACCTGGCGACCATCGAGGCCTACCTGAAGCTCGGTATCGATCGGGTGATCCTCGGCACGGTCGCCAAGGAAAACCCGGATCTGGTGCGCGAGGCCTGCCGCCTGTTTTCCGGGCACATTGTGGTCGGCATCGATGCCCGCGACGGCTTGGTGGCGGTGCGCGGCTGGGCCGACGTGACCGAAAAACTGGCCAGCGAACTGGCCAGGGAGATGGAGGGCTTCGGCGTCGAGGCGATCATTTATACCGATATCTCCCGCGACGGCATGATGGGCGGTCCCAATCTGGAGGCGACCCGCGCCCTGGCCGAATCGATTGAGATCCCCGTTATCGCATCCGGGGGCGTGTCCTGTCTCGACGATATCGCGCGCCTGATGACCATTGAAAAGTACGGCGTGAGCGGCGTGATTACCGGCAAGGCTCTCTACACCGGCAGCCTCGATCTGCGCGAAGCCGTGGCGCTGACCAAGGGTAAAGCCTGA
- the hisB gene encoding imidazoleglycerol-phosphate dehydratase HisB, producing the protein MSRSATIDRQTGETNIHLSLTLDGRGESRIDTPVPFMNHMLTLLSRHGFFDLTVAAEGDIEVDDHHSVEDLGICLGQAFAAALGDKRGIRRYGAATVPMDETLASVCLDFSGRACLVYNMDLPKAKLGTFDVELVEEFFTAFCNHAGANVHVNLVYGRNLHHMIEGVFKAFARALDEATGVDPRIEGVLSTKGKL; encoded by the coding sequence ATGTCTCGCAGCGCCACCATCGATCGACAGACCGGGGAGACCAACATCCATTTGAGCCTGACCCTCGACGGCCGGGGGGAAAGCCGTATCGACACGCCGGTTCCCTTTATGAACCACATGCTGACGTTGCTGTCCCGTCACGGTTTTTTCGACCTGACGGTTGCGGCCGAAGGCGATATCGAGGTCGACGACCACCACTCGGTGGAAGACCTGGGGATCTGTCTCGGGCAGGCGTTCGCCGCGGCCCTCGGCGATAAACGGGGCATCCGCCGTTACGGTGCCGCGACTGTCCCCATGGACGAGACCCTGGCCTCGGTGTGCCTCGATTTTTCGGGACGGGCCTGCCTGGTCTACAACATGGATCTTCCCAAAGCCAAGCTCGGTACCTTCGACGTGGAACTGGTCGAGGAGTTTTTTACCGCATTCTGTAACCACGCCGGGGCCAACGTGCACGTCAATCTGGTCTACGGCCGTAATCTGCACCACATGATCGAAGGCGTTTTCAAGGCCTTCGCGCGGGCATTGGACGAGGCTACCGGTGTCGATCCCCGCATCGAAGGGGTGCTGTCCACCAAAGGAAAGCTGTAA
- the hisG gene encoding ATP phosphoribosyltransferase, whose protein sequence is MSDYITFALPKGRIMQDSMELFAKIGITCPEMQGDSRKLVFENPETKFRFMAVRATDVPTYVEYGCADLGVVGKDTLLEQGKDLYEPLDLKFGYCRLVVAEPGELLRDEDPASWSNIRVATKYPNVTERFFAGRGVQVELIKLYGSIELAPLVGLAERIVDLVSTGATMRENGLVEVETIAEITSRLIVNRASLKTKHQRITRIIQDLEKVLAAESANG, encoded by the coding sequence ATGAGCGATTACATAACGTTTGCCCTGCCCAAGGGGCGCATCATGCAGGACTCCATGGAGTTGTTCGCCAAAATCGGCATCACCTGCCCTGAAATGCAGGGCGATAGCCGCAAACTGGTGTTCGAGAATCCCGAGACCAAATTCCGCTTCATGGCGGTGCGGGCCACCGATGTGCCGACCTATGTCGAATACGGTTGTGCCGATCTCGGGGTGGTGGGCAAGGATACCCTGCTGGAGCAGGGCAAGGACCTCTACGAGCCTCTCGATCTGAAGTTCGGCTATTGCCGTCTGGTGGTGGCCGAGCCCGGAGAGCTGTTGCGCGATGAGGATCCTGCCAGTTGGTCCAATATCCGCGTGGCGACCAAGTATCCCAATGTCACCGAGCGGTTTTTCGCCGGGCGCGGCGTGCAGGTCGAACTCATCAAGCTTTACGGCTCTATCGAACTGGCGCCCCTCGTCGGTTTGGCGGAGCGTATCGTCGATCTGGTTTCGACGGGAGCGACCATGCGTGAAAACGGTCTGGTGGAAGTGGAGACCATTGCCGAAATCACCAGTCGCCTGATCGTGAACCGCGCCAGCCTCAAGACCAAGCATCAGCGTATTACCCGCATTATCCAGGATCTGGAAAAGGTTCTGGCAGCGGAATCCGCCAACGGTTGA
- the murA gene encoding UDP-N-acetylglucosamine 1-carboxyvinyltransferase, whose amino-acid sequence MEKIIVHGGNRLKGEVRVSGAKNAALPLLFATLLGSGRHQLENVPDLRDIGTAEKLLTILGAEVTRDEGVFAVDATRIQSVEAPYDLVRTMRASVLVLGPLLARLGHARVSLPGGCAIGARPINLHLKGFEAMGARIDLDHGYVEARAKRLQGANIYFDFPTVGGTENLLMAACLARGTTVLENAACEPEIVDLAAALTAMGARIEGAGTDRIIIEGVDDLQPLRHTVMPDRIEAGTFMVAAAMTRGDVRLLGARQADLEALVSKLQEAGAEISIEDHVLRVQGPRRIAPVDIKTGPHPGFPTDMQAQFMALMSIADGTSVITENVFENRFMHVCELQRLGADIAIDGKMAKINGVKGLLGAPVMATDLRASACLVLAGLSAENTTTVSRIYHLDRGYERIEDKFRALGARIERVKA is encoded by the coding sequence TTGGAAAAAATAATCGTTCATGGTGGAAACCGGCTCAAGGGTGAGGTCCGGGTCAGCGGCGCTAAAAATGCCGCGCTGCCTTTGCTGTTCGCAACCTTGCTCGGTTCCGGACGGCATCAGCTCGAAAATGTCCCGGATCTGCGGGATATCGGCACCGCCGAAAAACTGCTGACCATCCTCGGAGCCGAAGTGACTCGGGACGAAGGTGTGTTCGCGGTCGATGCGACGCGGATTCAGAGCGTCGAGGCACCTTACGATCTGGTCCGCACCATGCGCGCATCGGTGCTGGTGCTCGGGCCGTTGCTGGCACGGCTGGGTCATGCCCGCGTCAGTCTGCCCGGGGGCTGCGCCATCGGTGCCCGCCCCATCAATCTCCATCTCAAGGGTTTCGAGGCCATGGGCGCTCGCATCGATCTCGACCATGGTTACGTGGAGGCCCGCGCCAAGCGTTTGCAGGGCGCCAACATCTATTTCGATTTTCCCACTGTCGGCGGTACCGAAAATCTGCTGATGGCGGCTTGCCTGGCGCGCGGAACGACGGTTCTCGAAAATGCCGCCTGCGAGCCTGAAATCGTTGACCTGGCCGCCGCGCTGACGGCCATGGGGGCCCGTATCGAAGGGGCCGGCACCGATCGCATCATCATTGAAGGGGTCGATGATCTGCAGCCGCTGCGCCATACCGTCATGCCCGACCGCATCGAGGCGGGCACCTTTATGGTTGCCGCTGCCATGACCCGGGGTGACGTGCGTTTGCTGGGGGCGAGGCAAGCCGATCTCGAGGCGCTTGTCAGCAAACTGCAGGAGGCTGGCGCCGAAATCAGCATCGAAGATCATGTCTTGCGTGTGCAGGGCCCGCGACGCATTGCTCCCGTCGATATCAAAACCGGTCCGCACCCCGGCTTCCCGACGGATATGCAGGCGCAGTTCATGGCGTTGATGAGCATCGCCGACGGCACCAGCGTGATAACCGAAAACGTGTTTGAGAACCGCTTCATGCATGTATGCGAATTGCAGCGGCTCGGCGCCGATATCGCCATCGATGGCAAAATGGCAAAGATCAACGGTGTCAAGGGATTGCTTGGCGCCCCGGTCATGGCTACCGATCTGCGGGCCAGCGCCTGTCTGGTGCTGGCCGGCCTGTCCGCGGAAAATACCACGACCGTGTCGCGCATTTACCATCTCGACCGTGGATACGAACGCATCGAGGACAAGTTCCGCGCTCTCGGTGCGCGGATTGAACGGGTAAAGGCGTAA
- the prmC gene encoding peptide chain release factor N(5)-glutamine methyltransferase, with product MAQTWTVLKILQWTADFFRDKGIEGGRRDAELLLGACLGLDRVGLYLHFDRPLEASELAAFRALLVRRARREPLQYILGETEFWSLPLAVSPAVLIPRQDTEVLIEEALRVATGGRVLDVGTGSGAIAIALASEWRDARVVALDICPRALQVAAGNARRNGVEAHIRFVEADLALLPEGPFDLIVSNPPYIPRADLDGLMPEVRDFEPRRALDGGDDGLDPYRILAAQAAGRLAPGGWLLVEVGIGQACHVQKLFEAAGLQESFCRADYGGVPRVVGSRRATGG from the coding sequence TTGGCGCAAACCTGGACGGTTCTCAAAATTTTGCAATGGACCGCCGATTTTTTTCGTGACAAGGGGATCGAAGGCGGCCGGCGGGATGCCGAACTGCTGCTCGGTGCCTGTCTCGGTCTGGACCGCGTTGGCCTGTACCTGCATTTTGATCGCCCCCTGGAAGCGTCCGAGCTGGCGGCATTTCGTGCTCTGCTGGTGCGCCGGGCCCGCCGGGAGCCGTTGCAGTATATCCTCGGGGAAACGGAATTCTGGTCCCTGCCACTGGCTGTTTCGCCGGCGGTATTGATCCCCCGGCAGGATACCGAGGTTCTGATCGAAGAGGCCTTGCGGGTTGCCACGGGCGGCCGTGTGCTGGATGTCGGCACCGGCAGCGGCGCGATCGCGATTGCCCTGGCCAGTGAGTGGCGCGATGCCCGGGTTGTGGCTCTCGATATCTGCCCGCGGGCTCTGCAGGTGGCTGCGGGCAACGCGCGACGCAACGGTGTCGAGGCGCATATCCGGTTTGTCGAAGCCGACCTGGCGCTGCTGCCGGAGGGGCCGTTTGATCTGATCGTGTCGAACCCGCCGTATATTCCGCGTGCCGATCTGGACGGGCTGATGCCCGAAGTCCGCGACTTCGAACCCCGCCGCGCCCTCGATGGCGGCGACGACGGGCTCGATCCTTACCGGATCCTGGCGGCTCAGGCGGCCGGCCGCCTGGCGCCCGGGGGCTGGCTGCTGGTCGAGGTCGGCATCGGCCAGGCGTGCCATGTTCAGAAACTGTTTGAAGCCGCCGGTCTGCAGGAGAGTTTCTGCCGGGCCGATTATGGCGGTGTGCCGCGGGTGGTGGGGTCGCGACGCGCCACTGGCGGGTGA
- the prfA gene encoding peptide chain release factor 1 has product MFNKLEEVEDRFREVEGLLADPAVVSQQKRFLDLTREHAELLEVVEAYRDYKRVGEEIEGNRELLQDSDPEMRDMARGELPQLEARREELASQLKVLLLPKDPNDDKNVILEIRAGTGGDEAALFAGDLFRMYGRFAETQGWKVETLSVSESEAGGFKEVIAMISGARVYSRLKYESGTHRVQRVPETEAQGRIHTSACTVAVLPEAEDVDIDIDPGDLRIDVYRASGAGGQHVNKTESAVRITHLPTGVVVSCQDEKSQHKNKAKAMKVLRSRILDRMVADQQAQMAADRKSQVGSGDRSQRIRTYNFPQGRCTDHRIGLTLYRLDSIMQGSLTELIEPLTLHYQSEAMAAQEA; this is encoded by the coding sequence ATGTTCAACAAGCTTGAAGAAGTGGAAGACCGGTTCCGTGAGGTCGAAGGGCTGCTGGCCGACCCGGCCGTGGTGTCGCAGCAGAAACGCTTTCTGGATCTGACCCGGGAGCACGCCGAGCTTCTGGAAGTGGTCGAGGCCTATCGCGACTACAAGCGCGTGGGTGAGGAGATCGAAGGCAATCGTGAATTGCTGCAGGACAGCGATCCGGAAATGCGCGATATGGCCCGGGGCGAACTGCCGCAACTGGAGGCGCGGCGGGAGGAACTGGCGAGCCAGCTCAAGGTTCTGCTGTTGCCAAAGGATCCCAATGACGACAAAAACGTCATTCTCGAGATCCGTGCCGGTACCGGCGGCGACGAAGCGGCCCTGTTTGCCGGCGATCTGTTCCGCATGTACGGCCGATTTGCCGAGACACAGGGCTGGAAGGTCGAGACCCTCAGCGTTTCCGAGTCGGAAGCGGGCGGCTTCAAGGAAGTCATCGCCATGATCAGTGGCGCCCGGGTTTATTCCCGGCTCAAGTACGAAAGCGGGACCCACCGCGTGCAGCGGGTGCCGGAAACCGAAGCGCAGGGACGAATCCATACTTCCGCCTGTACCGTGGCGGTGCTGCCCGAGGCCGAGGATGTGGATATCGATATCGATCCGGGCGATCTGCGTATCGACGTTTACCGGGCTTCCGGCGCCGGAGGGCAGCACGTCAACAAGACCGAGTCGGCGGTGCGCATTACCCATTTGCCGACGGGAGTGGTCGTTTCCTGCCAGGATGAAAAATCCCAGCACAAAAACAAGGCCAAGGCCATGAAGGTGCTCAGGTCGCGCATTCTCGACCGGATGGTTGCCGACCAGCAGGCGCAGATGGCCGCCGATCGAAAAAGCCAGGTCGGCAGCGGCGACCGCAGTCAGCGCATCCGCACCTACAATTTCCCCCAGGGGCGCTGTACCGATCATCGCATCGGTCTGACTCTTTACCGGCTGGACAGCATTATGCAGGGCAGCCTGACCGAACTCATCGAGCCCCTGACCTTGCATTATCAGAGTGAGGCGATGGCGGCCCAGGAGGCTTGA